In one Tessaracoccus palaemonis genomic region, the following are encoded:
- a CDS encoding response regulator translates to MPERRRVMLVDDHPMWIDALSEDLTEVGFEIVAVAKNGRECLDRARAARPEIIVMDLQIPEPDGATCIEILLGEFPDLHVLVMSASGERDDVLRAMKAGAKGYLVKSASKEELIDGVQRTAVGDAVFTPGLAGLVLGEFRRMVNVAHSRNEEGPVLTSREVEVLRRVAKGMAYREIADELFVSHRTVQNHVQNVLRKLQLHNRVELTLYAIDQGLHDPNA, encoded by the coding sequence ATGCCAGAGCGCAGGCGTGTGATGCTCGTCGATGACCACCCCATGTGGATCGACGCGCTGAGCGAGGACCTCACAGAGGTCGGCTTCGAGATCGTCGCGGTCGCCAAGAACGGGCGCGAGTGCCTGGACCGGGCGCGGGCCGCACGGCCCGAGATCATCGTGATGGACCTGCAGATCCCCGAGCCTGACGGCGCGACCTGCATCGAGATCCTGCTGGGGGAGTTCCCCGACCTGCACGTGCTGGTCATGTCCGCCTCCGGCGAGCGCGACGACGTGCTGCGCGCCATGAAGGCCGGCGCCAAGGGGTACCTCGTGAAGTCCGCCTCCAAGGAGGAGCTGATCGACGGTGTGCAGCGCACCGCGGTCGGAGATGCCGTGTTCACGCCCGGCCTGGCGGGGCTGGTGCTCGGCGAGTTCCGCCGGATGGTCAACGTCGCCCACTCCCGCAACGAGGAGGGACCGGTGCTGACCAGCCGCGAGGTCGAGGTGCTGCGCCGCGTGGCGAAGGGCATGGCCTACCGGGAGATCGCCGACGAGCTGTTCGTGTCGCACCGCACGGTCCAGAACCACGTGCAGAACGTGCTGCGGAAGCTGCAGCTGCACAACCGCGTCGAGCTCACGCTGTATGCCATCGACCAGGGCCTGCACGACCCCAACGCCTGA
- a CDS encoding sensor histidine kinase, whose protein sequence is MNQRPADTTRPLTWVRAQALWFRDRDDLLGRVLVVCEGARGLLALQAAAVNLAIVLPRSDNVIGVAAATIALLYWQLFLSWRMRRSQQRTLSTHLADLGVTCAIILTTAQVAPEASVLTLAGYWAGGCAAYAAVFRSIRWGVGFSLVTAAAMLVDPGGFVGERVGLAFAMVVLSAALALLINQFRATIIQQEQERMRSASLAERERLSRIVHDGALQVLALVEREGASLGPRGLRLAALARESEAQLRGHLQDREVEVAAADTVDLAAALDKYGSARVTVSTMASLVTVPRRLVDEIEATLAEILTNVERHAGPGAQVWILLDQELDDEVILWVRDNGVGMSAGQAQEAADNGRLGIRDSIVGRMAALGGSAILKSSPGAGTEWELRFPLDGPEMEGGA, encoded by the coding sequence GTGAATCAGCGGCCGGCCGACACGACCCGTCCCCTGACCTGGGTGCGGGCGCAGGCGCTGTGGTTCCGTGACCGCGACGACCTGCTCGGCAGGGTGCTGGTGGTCTGTGAGGGCGCCCGGGGGCTGCTCGCGCTGCAGGCGGCCGCGGTGAACCTGGCCATCGTGCTGCCGCGCTCCGACAATGTGATCGGGGTCGCGGCCGCGACCATCGCGCTGCTCTACTGGCAGCTGTTCCTCTCGTGGCGGATGCGCCGATCCCAGCAGCGGACGTTGTCGACCCACCTGGCGGACCTCGGGGTGACGTGCGCCATCATCCTGACGACGGCCCAGGTTGCGCCGGAGGCGTCGGTGCTGACCCTGGCCGGCTACTGGGCGGGTGGCTGCGCGGCCTACGCCGCCGTCTTCCGCAGCATCCGCTGGGGGGTCGGGTTCTCGCTCGTCACGGCGGCGGCCATGCTCGTCGACCCCGGCGGGTTCGTCGGGGAGCGGGTGGGCCTGGCGTTCGCGATGGTCGTGCTCAGCGCCGCGCTCGCGCTGCTGATCAACCAGTTCCGCGCCACGATCATCCAGCAGGAGCAGGAGCGCATGCGGTCCGCGTCGCTCGCCGAGAGGGAGCGTCTGTCGCGCATCGTGCACGACGGCGCGCTGCAGGTGCTGGCGCTGGTGGAGCGCGAGGGCGCCTCCCTCGGCCCGCGCGGCCTGCGGCTGGCCGCGCTGGCTCGCGAGTCGGAGGCGCAGCTGCGCGGCCACCTGCAGGACCGGGAGGTCGAGGTGGCTGCCGCCGACACCGTCGACCTGGCCGCCGCGCTCGACAAGTACGGCTCAGCCCGGGTCACGGTGTCCACCATGGCGTCGCTGGTCACGGTGCCGCGCCGGCTCGTCGACGAGATCGAGGCGACCCTTGCCGAGATCCTGACCAACGTCGAGCGACACGCAGGGCCTGGGGCCCAGGTGTGGATTCTCCTCGACCAGGAGCTGGACGACGAGGTGATCCTCTGGGTCCGCGACAACGGCGTCGGCATGAGCGCCGGTCAGGCGCAGGAGGCCGCGGACAACGGCAGGCTGGGCATCCGGGACTCCATCGTCGGGAGGATGGCGGCGCTGGGTGGGTCGGCGATCCTGAAGTCGTCGCCGGGCGCGGGTACCGAGTGGGAGCTACGCTTTCCGTTGGACGGCCCGGAGATGGAAGGTGGTGCCTGA
- a CDS encoding lysophospholipid acyltransferase family protein, which produces MTAAYTFFKLAIFRPLVKYGYSTIVIGAENFPKEGGAILASNHIGALDSLVVPAMMPREITFPAKKELFSGKGGPGQKIVAWFLKTVGMVSMDRSGGRASAAALGEITAVLEEGRVVAIYPEGTRSPDGRLYKGKTGMARMALTHDVPVIPVGVSGTKSFKGPFGIPWAKRPVVVIGRPLYFPDYAASPNNSKALRWVTDETMAAIQQLTGQEYVDVYASRVKHGDLAGGGADAFVLPRPGGGDAPVIEPRPES; this is translated from the coding sequence ATGACGGCTGCCTACACCTTCTTCAAGCTCGCGATCTTCCGTCCCCTGGTGAAGTACGGCTACTCCACCATCGTGATCGGCGCGGAGAATTTCCCGAAGGAGGGCGGCGCCATCCTCGCCAGCAATCACATCGGCGCGCTCGACTCGCTCGTCGTGCCGGCCATGATGCCGCGCGAGATCACGTTCCCCGCGAAGAAGGAGTTGTTCTCCGGCAAGGGAGGGCCAGGCCAGAAGATCGTCGCATGGTTCCTCAAGACCGTCGGCATGGTGTCGATGGATCGCAGCGGCGGCCGGGCCAGCGCCGCCGCGCTGGGTGAGATCACCGCGGTGCTGGAGGAGGGGCGGGTCGTCGCGATCTACCCCGAGGGCACGCGTTCCCCGGACGGCCGGCTGTACAAGGGCAAGACCGGCATGGCGCGCATGGCGCTCACCCACGACGTCCCCGTCATCCCCGTCGGAGTCAGCGGCACCAAGTCCTTCAAGGGCCCCTTCGGCATCCCCTGGGCGAAGCGGCCGGTCGTGGTGATTGGCAGGCCCCTGTACTTCCCGGACTACGCGGCGAGCCCGAACAACAGCAAGGCCCTGCGCTGGGTGACCGACGAGACCATGGCCGCCATCCAGCAGCTGACCGGTCAGGAGTACGTCGACGTGTACGCGTCGCGCGTGAAGCATGGGGACCTCGCCGGCGGCGGCGCCGACGCCTTCGTGCTGCCCCGTCCGGGTGGCGGAGACGCCCCCGTCATCGAGCCCCGCCCGGAGTCGTGA
- a CDS encoding alpha/beta hydrolase has protein sequence MTPLPPLPPRNPHHPVLPEARPLRIGEGSIGVLVSHGFTGTVASVAPWARGIAESAEGWPGARVIAPRLPGHGTHWHDLARTRWWDWYWELEDAYHELAAACDEVFVAGLSMGGALALLIASREPVAGVLLVNPAVATRDRRIPAAAALHRVLPSQPGIASDIALEGVVEPGYDRFSVTTLKTMTDLWRVTREALPRVTAPVLLMRSAGDHVVDDLSGEVIGRHVATVREVSLPDSYHVATLDHDAQRIIDESRAFIAARA, from the coding sequence ATGACTCCGCTGCCACCGCTGCCGCCCCGGAACCCCCACCACCCCGTCCTGCCGGAGGCCCGGCCGCTGAGAATCGGCGAGGGCAGCATCGGGGTGCTCGTGAGCCACGGTTTCACGGGAACGGTCGCCTCCGTGGCGCCGTGGGCCAGGGGAATCGCCGAGAGCGCCGAGGGCTGGCCGGGCGCCCGCGTCATCGCGCCGCGGCTGCCGGGCCACGGCACGCACTGGCACGACCTGGCGAGGACCCGATGGTGGGACTGGTACTGGGAGCTGGAGGATGCCTACCACGAGCTCGCCGCGGCCTGCGATGAGGTCTTCGTGGCCGGGCTGTCGATGGGCGGGGCGCTGGCGCTCCTGATTGCCTCCCGCGAGCCGGTGGCCGGGGTGCTGCTCGTGAATCCCGCCGTCGCCACCCGCGACAGGCGGATCCCCGCAGCGGCGGCGCTGCACAGGGTGCTGCCGTCCCAGCCGGGCATCGCGTCGGACATCGCGCTCGAGGGCGTCGTGGAGCCCGGCTACGACCGGTTCTCGGTGACCACGCTGAAGACCATGACGGACCTGTGGCGCGTGACCCGGGAGGCGCTACCGCGGGTGACCGCCCCCGTGCTTCTGATGCGCTCGGCGGGCGACCACGTCGTCGACGACCTGAGCGGGGAGGTGATCGGCCGCCACGTCGCGACCGTGCGCGAGGTGTCGCTGCCGGACAGCTACCACGTCGCGACGCTCGACCACGACGCGCAGCGCATCATCGACGAGTCGCGGGCCTTCATCGCGGCCCGCGCCTGA
- a CDS encoding C40 family peptidase gives MKRIRTALVGVVAAACMVTGTLSANADPDAVAEAKSELARIQQESSALDQQIIEAFDAADKATAKLKTLKADLKAQEAKVDAGITELGDAAALQMGNDSVSLAAQLLTTSDSANFLSGLSAMQAEVDRSSAGVQQLQLEQAKLETLRTEAADTKAEADKQAKAKESLKADYDEKEAEAQAVYDRLSAEEQQRLADLQAEEEAAATAAAEASAARSAGASRGEDRSETASSSSSSDSTSTAAGSGRASSAVSAALSKVGSSYVFGSTGPSSFDCSGLMYWAYSQAGISLPRSSGAQYSGAGSRVSISDLRPGDLVFYYSPISHVGMYIGGGRIVHAANPRTGVTVAGLRSMPISGAVRVVG, from the coding sequence GTGAAGCGAATCCGCACCGCCCTCGTGGGCGTCGTCGCCGCTGCGTGCATGGTCACCGGAACCCTCTCGGCGAACGCCGACCCCGATGCGGTGGCTGAGGCGAAGTCCGAGCTCGCCCGCATCCAGCAGGAGTCCTCGGCGCTGGATCAGCAGATCATCGAGGCGTTCGACGCCGCGGACAAGGCCACCGCGAAGCTCAAGACCCTGAAGGCGGACCTCAAGGCCCAGGAGGCCAAGGTCGACGCCGGCATCACCGAGCTGGGCGACGCGGCGGCTCTGCAGATGGGCAACGACTCGGTCTCGCTCGCAGCGCAGCTTCTCACCACGAGCGACTCCGCCAACTTCCTCTCCGGGCTCTCCGCCATGCAGGCCGAGGTCGACCGTTCCTCGGCCGGCGTCCAGCAGCTCCAGCTGGAGCAGGCCAAGCTCGAGACCCTCCGCACGGAGGCCGCGGACACCAAGGCCGAGGCCGACAAGCAGGCGAAGGCCAAGGAGTCGCTGAAGGCCGACTATGACGAGAAGGAGGCCGAGGCGCAGGCCGTCTACGACAGGCTCTCCGCAGAGGAGCAGCAGCGCCTCGCCGACCTGCAGGCCGAGGAGGAGGCTGCGGCCACCGCTGCCGCTGAGGCCTCCGCGGCCCGATCCGCCGGCGCCAGCCGCGGCGAGGACCGCAGCGAGACAGCCTCGTCGTCCAGCTCCAGCGACTCGACCAGCACCGCCGCCGGCTCCGGCCGCGCGTCCAGCGCCGTCAGCGCCGCGCTGTCGAAGGTGGGAAGCAGCTATGTCTTCGGCTCGACCGGGCCGTCGTCCTTCGACTGCTCCGGCCTCATGTACTGGGCCTACAGCCAGGCCGGCATCAGCCTGCCCCGCTCCTCCGGCGCGCAGTACAGCGGGGCAGGATCCCGGGTCTCGATCTCCGACCTGAGGCCCGGCGACCTGGTCTTCTACTACAGCCCCATCAGCCACGTCGGCATGTACATCGGCGGCGGCAGGATCGTGCACGCAGCCAACCCCCGCACCGGCGTGACGGTGGCGGGCCTCCGCTCGATGCCGATCAGCGGCGCGGTGCGCGTCGTCGGCTGA
- a CDS encoding DEDD exonuclease domain-containing protein has product MTPTVPIQPSFDDLGVPLSEVTFVVVDLETTGSTAESEITEIGAVKVCGGDVIGEFQTLVRPVSPIPPMIQVLTGITPQLVASAPPIDVALPSFDQFSAGAVLVAHNARFDVGFLRRGYEQLGLAWRGPAVVDTVALARTALLRDEVPNCKLGTLARYFRSTTEPNHRALSDARATVDVLHGLLERVGNLGVATLEDLTEFAVKVSPDRRAKRVWATAVPEAAGVYSFYTDSTDADGHRRREVLYVGKSNNLRRRVRSYFTASETRGRIHEMVRVATGVDFVTCATDLEAEVRELRMIESRAPRYNRRSKNQRRLVWLRLTDEAFPRLSIVTRVPDGATVFGPFRNREGAEEAALTLYDAFKVRRCSTRLSARKPSASCALAEMGRCVAPCELGEGAERYGEVADALRDSWTSDVRPVLRSVRGRLRRLVEQERYEEAGVIAGRLSGYYRASLRHHRLRSLAAVPQLIAAVESARGWDIHVIRYGRLAAATAAPSALARSAAEEAAASAETVLRPAGGLPAGSVEEAERIAAWLEQPGVRLIETDGDWAWPVHAGVAEGALALELLGPELARVPRVPGHDDARPAERDGRSGYVRPA; this is encoded by the coding sequence ATGACGCCCACCGTGCCGATCCAGCCGTCCTTCGACGACCTCGGCGTCCCGCTGTCGGAGGTGACCTTCGTCGTGGTGGACCTCGAGACAACCGGGAGCACGGCCGAGAGCGAGATCACGGAGATCGGCGCCGTGAAGGTCTGCGGAGGCGACGTCATCGGCGAGTTCCAGACGCTCGTGCGCCCCGTCTCCCCCATCCCGCCGATGATCCAGGTCCTCACCGGCATCACCCCCCAACTCGTCGCATCCGCGCCCCCGATCGACGTCGCGCTGCCGTCCTTCGACCAGTTCTCCGCGGGTGCGGTGCTTGTCGCGCACAACGCCCGGTTCGACGTGGGCTTCCTGAGGCGCGGCTACGAGCAGCTCGGTCTGGCGTGGCGCGGGCCGGCCGTGGTCGACACCGTCGCGCTGGCCCGCACCGCACTGCTGCGCGACGAGGTGCCCAACTGCAAGCTGGGCACACTGGCCCGCTACTTCCGTTCGACCACCGAGCCGAACCACCGGGCGCTCAGCGACGCCCGCGCCACGGTCGACGTGCTGCACGGGCTCCTCGAACGGGTCGGGAACCTGGGCGTGGCGACGCTCGAGGACCTCACCGAGTTCGCCGTGAAGGTGTCCCCCGACCGTCGCGCGAAGCGGGTCTGGGCCACCGCTGTCCCGGAGGCGGCGGGCGTCTACTCCTTCTACACGGACTCCACCGACGCCGACGGCCACCGGCGCCGCGAGGTGCTCTATGTCGGCAAGTCGAACAACCTGCGCCGACGGGTGCGCTCCTACTTCACCGCCTCGGAGACGCGCGGTCGCATCCACGAGATGGTCCGGGTCGCGACCGGGGTGGACTTCGTGACCTGCGCGACGGACCTGGAGGCCGAGGTCCGTGAGCTGCGGATGATCGAGTCCCGGGCGCCCCGCTACAACCGGCGGTCGAAGAACCAGCGCAGGCTGGTGTGGCTGAGGCTGACGGACGAGGCCTTCCCCCGCCTGTCGATCGTCACCCGGGTCCCGGACGGGGCGACGGTCTTCGGGCCGTTCCGGAATCGCGAGGGCGCCGAGGAGGCGGCGCTGACGCTGTACGACGCCTTCAAGGTCCGCCGCTGCAGCACGCGCCTGTCGGCCAGGAAGCCGTCGGCGTCCTGCGCGCTCGCCGAGATGGGCCGCTGCGTCGCCCCCTGTGAGCTCGGCGAGGGGGCCGAGCGCTACGGCGAGGTCGCCGACGCCCTGCGCGACAGCTGGACCTCGGACGTGCGCCCCGTGCTGCGGAGCGTCCGGGGCCGCCTGCGCCGCCTCGTGGAGCAGGAACGCTACGAGGAGGCCGGCGTCATCGCGGGCCGGCTGAGCGGCTACTACCGCGCCTCGCTGCGCCACCACCGGCTGCGATCGCTCGCCGCCGTCCCGCAGCTCATCGCGGCCGTGGAGTCCGCGCGCGGCTGGGACATCCACGTCATCCGCTACGGCAGACTCGCGGCGGCCACCGCCGCCCCGTCCGCCCTGGCGCGCAGCGCCGCGGAGGAGGCCGCCGCGTCCGCCGAGACGGTGCTGCGGCCCGCCGGCGGCCTGCCCGCGGGCAGCGTCGAGGAGGCCGAGCGGATCGCGGCCTGGCTCGAACAGCCGGGCGTGAGGCTCATCGAGACCGACGGGGACTGGGCCTGGCCGGTGCACGCCGGCGTCGCGGAGGGAGCGCTCGCTCTGGAGCTGCTGGGGCCGGAACTCGCCCGCGTCCCCCGCGTGCCCGGACACGACGACGCCCGCCCCGCGGAGCGGGACGGGCGGTCGGGGTACGTCAGGCCAGCGTGA
- a CDS encoding peptidylprolyl isomerase has translation MSTATLHTNRGDIVIELFNDHAPQTVANFVGLADGTKEFVDFQTGEPTTGRFYDGLTFHRIIDGFMIQGGDPRGDGRGGPGYTFADEFHPELSFNKPYLLAMANAGPGTNGSQFFITVAPTPHLNRRHTIFGAVTDETSQKVVDAIAATPVDRMDRPVEPVVITSVTLA, from the coding sequence GTGAGCACTGCCACGCTGCACACCAACCGCGGTGACATCGTCATCGAGCTGTTCAACGACCACGCCCCCCAGACCGTCGCGAACTTCGTCGGCCTGGCCGACGGCACCAAGGAGTTCGTGGACTTCCAGACCGGTGAGCCCACCACCGGCAGGTTCTACGACGGCCTGACGTTCCACCGCATCATCGACGGCTTCATGATCCAGGGCGGAGACCCGCGGGGCGACGGCCGCGGCGGACCCGGCTACACCTTCGCCGACGAGTTCCACCCCGAGCTGAGCTTCAACAAGCCGTACCTTCTCGCGATGGCGAACGCCGGGCCCGGCACCAACGGCTCGCAGTTCTTCATCACCGTCGCGCCGACCCCGCACCTCAACCGTCGCCACACCATCTTCGGTGCCGTCACGGACGAGACCTCGCAGAAGGTCGTCGACGCGATCGCCGCGACGCCGGTCGACCGCATGGACCGCCCCGTCGAGCCCGTCGTGATCACCTCCGTCACGCTGGCCTGA
- a CDS encoding sunset domain-containing protein encodes MNTSQELKKAAVETASAAAEYSTAALKDGLDRAQALLNEAQKQAGPVLKDARVRTADFASKRLEDLEPHLKDALDRVPPAVEAAKDKVTDDLLPRLQDVLHQAAEHPAVAEATRRGTAAVQALTGELEPVKKKSRVRSVVKFLAIGAAVAGAVAALRHFLSPKDDGWTAHEPSKAYVNNNDTFSNAAKFASDIETPTEAEPEAEPEAEDIVVTEAEAEEQNDMTAEGAPAPQADFEVVDGYGEGSYVGDEPPAEFIIKGNERSKKYHLPGTGGYERTIAEVWFASEEAAQQAGFTKAQR; translated from the coding sequence GTGAACACCTCACAAGAACTGAAGAAGGCCGCCGTGGAGACCGCCTCCGCCGCCGCCGAGTACTCGACCGCCGCATTGAAAGACGGCCTGGACCGCGCCCAGGCACTGCTGAACGAGGCCCAGAAGCAGGCGGGGCCCGTCCTCAAGGACGCGAGGGTCCGCACCGCTGACTTCGCCTCCAAGCGCCTCGAGGACCTCGAGCCGCACCTCAAGGACGCGCTGGACCGCGTGCCGCCGGCCGTCGAGGCGGCCAAGGACAAGGTGACCGACGACCTGCTCCCCAGGCTGCAGGACGTCCTGCACCAGGCGGCCGAGCACCCGGCCGTCGCCGAGGCCACCAGGCGCGGCACCGCCGCCGTCCAGGCGCTGACCGGCGAGCTTGAGCCCGTCAAGAAGAAGAGCAGGGTCCGCTCCGTCGTCAAGTTCCTCGCCATCGGCGCCGCCGTCGCCGGTGCCGTGGCGGCCCTGCGGCACTTCCTCTCCCCCAAGGACGACGGGTGGACGGCCCACGAGCCGAGCAAGGCATACGTCAACAACAACGACACCTTCTCGAACGCGGCCAAGTTCGCCTCCGACATCGAGACGCCCACCGAGGCCGAGCCCGAGGCCGAGCCCGAGGCCGAGGACATCGTCGTGACCGAGGCGGAGGCCGAGGAGCAGAACGACATGACGGCGGAGGGCGCGCCCGCACCCCAGGCCGACTTCGAGGTCGTCGACGGCTACGGCGAGGGCTCCTACGTGGGCGACGAGCCGCCGGCCGAGTTCATCATCAAGGGCAACGAGCGGTCGAAGAAGTACCACCTCCCCGGCACGGGTGGCTACGAGCGCACCATCGCCGAGGTCTGGTTCGCCTCGGAGGAGGCGGCACAGCAGGCCGGCTTCACGAAGGCGCAGCGCTGA
- a CDS encoding winged helix-turn-helix domain-containing protein translates to MPRRISASQARRIAIHAQRLDAPHPSRPGPATLSRAIGHLSVLQLDSVNVFERSHYLPLFSRLGAYDRRTLDRLLHHDHGRSLGAFTEYTAHEAAVLPVADWPLWAWRRDAPVRDGYRKWATEHAALIDEVQAEFRQRGALKVSELEHEDNVRLGGGWWNHNTVRIAAEWLFRHGELITVGRDRFERVLALADEVLPAAARAALPRDEALTELVRRAALGYGVATLDDLADHPRVKGPSVRAAVDALEASGELEPVEVEGWGRPAWLAAGTRIPRSVTAATVLSPFDPLVWYRPRAERLFGFHYRISIYTPAPQREHGYYVLPVLVDDDLVGRVDLKSDRKAGVLLVQHAHVEPASHGRRLELARRLAPVLASAAGWQGLTDVQVVGPGTWADDLRVALR, encoded by the coding sequence ATGCCACGCAGGATCAGCGCGTCCCAGGCCCGCCGGATCGCCATCCACGCCCAGCGGCTCGACGCGCCGCACCCCTCGCGCCCCGGCCCGGCCACCCTGTCGCGGGCCATCGGACACCTCTCGGTGCTGCAGCTGGACTCGGTCAACGTGTTCGAGCGCAGCCACTACCTGCCGCTGTTCTCACGGCTCGGCGCCTACGACAGGCGGACCCTCGACCGGCTGCTCCACCACGACCACGGGCGCAGCCTCGGCGCCTTCACCGAGTACACCGCGCACGAGGCCGCGGTGCTCCCCGTCGCCGACTGGCCCCTGTGGGCCTGGCGCCGCGACGCGCCCGTCCGCGACGGCTACCGGAAGTGGGCGACGGAGCACGCCGCGCTGATCGACGAGGTGCAGGCCGAGTTCCGGCAGCGCGGGGCGCTGAAGGTCAGCGAGTTGGAGCACGAGGACAACGTGCGCCTCGGCGGAGGCTGGTGGAACCACAACACGGTGCGGATCGCCGCGGAGTGGCTGTTCCGCCACGGCGAGCTCATCACCGTCGGCCGGGACAGATTCGAACGCGTCCTCGCGCTAGCCGACGAGGTGCTGCCCGCGGCCGCCCGCGCCGCCCTGCCGCGGGATGAGGCGCTGACGGAGCTCGTGCGCCGCGCCGCCCTGGGCTACGGGGTCGCGACGCTGGACGACCTGGCCGACCACCCGCGCGTCAAAGGCCCGTCCGTGCGCGCAGCCGTCGACGCGCTCGAGGCCTCCGGCGAGCTGGAGCCGGTCGAGGTCGAGGGCTGGGGGAGGCCGGCCTGGCTGGCCGCCGGCACCCGGATCCCGCGGTCGGTGACGGCCGCCACCGTGCTCAGCCCCTTCGACCCGCTCGTCTGGTACCGGCCGCGCGCCGAGCGGCTGTTCGGTTTCCACTACCGGATCTCCATCTACACGCCGGCGCCGCAGCGCGAGCACGGCTACTACGTGCTGCCCGTCCTGGTCGACGACGACCTGGTCGGCCGCGTCGACCTCAAGAGTGACCGGAAGGCGGGCGTCCTGCTGGTGCAGCACGCCCACGTCGAGCCCGCGTCGCACGGCCGGCGGCTCGAGCTTGCCCGGCGGCTCGCACCCGTGCTCGCCTCGGCCGCCGGCTGGCAGGGGCTGACAGACGTGCAGGTCGTCGGCCCAGGGACCTGGGCCGACGACCTGCGGGTCGCTCTGCGCTGA
- the trpD gene encoding anthranilate phosphoribosyltransferase: MSGYTWPDILTGLVRREGLEASAATWALNEIFAGRASEVQVAALLTALRAKGESEDEIAGLAGAMLANAAPIALDPDAVDIVGTGGDRANTVNISTMAAIVAAGAGAKVVKHGARAASSMAGTADTLEALGVKIDLDPARQPEVLDEAGIVFLFAQLYHPAMKNVAAVRRQLGIQTTFNFLGPLANPARPRAMALGVANDDIAPVVARVLAERGTRGMVFRGFDGLDELTTTSPSDVWMIAEGRVHRTTLDPMELGLPPSAPVALTGGDAAHNAQVARDLVAGKPGAVRDIVVLNAAAALLAYRGISTVEPLLDQLQGPLADAQRSIDEGHAQATLEKWVEVTQR, from the coding sequence ATGTCCGGCTACACCTGGCCCGACATCCTCACCGGGCTGGTCCGCCGCGAGGGCCTCGAGGCCTCCGCCGCGACGTGGGCGCTCAACGAGATCTTCGCGGGCCGCGCCTCCGAGGTGCAGGTCGCGGCCCTCCTGACGGCCCTGCGCGCCAAGGGCGAGTCCGAGGACGAGATCGCCGGGCTCGCCGGGGCGATGCTCGCCAACGCCGCGCCCATCGCGCTGGACCCCGACGCCGTCGACATCGTCGGCACGGGCGGCGACCGGGCCAACACCGTCAACATCTCCACCATGGCCGCGATCGTCGCCGCCGGCGCCGGGGCGAAGGTCGTCAAGCACGGCGCCCGCGCCGCCTCCTCCATGGCGGGCACCGCCGACACCCTGGAGGCGCTCGGCGTGAAGATCGACCTCGACCCCGCGCGCCAGCCGGAGGTCCTCGACGAGGCCGGCATCGTGTTCCTGTTCGCGCAGCTGTACCACCCGGCCATGAAGAACGTCGCCGCGGTGCGGAGGCAGCTGGGTATCCAGACCACGTTCAACTTCCTCGGCCCGCTGGCCAACCCGGCCCGCCCCCGCGCCATGGCTCTGGGCGTCGCGAACGACGACATCGCGCCCGTCGTGGCGCGCGTGCTCGCCGAGCGCGGCACGCGGGGCATGGTGTTCCGCGGCTTCGACGGCCTCGACGAGCTGACCACCACCTCGCCGTCGGACGTGTGGATGATCGCCGAAGGGCGCGTGCACCGCACCACCCTCGACCCGATGGAGCTCGGCCTCCCGCCGTCCGCCCCTGTCGCGCTGACCGGCGGCGACGCCGCGCACAACGCGCAGGTGGCCCGCGACCTCGTCGCCGGGAAGCCCGGGGCGGTCCGCGACATCGTCGTGCTGAACGCGGCCGCGGCGCTGCTCGCCTACCGCGGCATCTCCACCGTCGAGCCGCTGCTCGACCAGCTGCAGGGGCCGCTGGCCGACGCGCAGCGCTCGATCGACGAGGGCCACGCGCAGGCCACGCTGGAGAAGTGGGTCGAGGTCACGCAGCGCTGA
- a CDS encoding response regulator: MSNDPVQVLLFSDDRTVREQVRLTLGRRVASDLPEIEVFEVATQGALLRTLDAGNEYAVLILDGNAQPSGGFGIAHQIKEEYADSAPILLLVTREADAWLASWSRAEAVAPFPVDPVTLPEQVANLIRAGRAEAKA, from the coding sequence ATGAGCAACGATCCGGTGCAGGTGCTCCTGTTCTCCGACGACCGCACGGTCCGCGAACAGGTCCGCCTCACGCTAGGTCGACGCGTCGCCTCCGACCTGCCGGAGATCGAGGTGTTCGAGGTCGCGACACAGGGCGCTCTGCTCCGCACCCTCGACGCCGGCAACGAGTACGCGGTCCTCATCCTGGACGGCAACGCGCAGCCCTCCGGCGGCTTCGGCATCGCCCACCAGATCAAGGAGGAGTACGCCGACAGCGCACCGATCCTGCTCCTGGTGACGCGCGAGGCCGACGCCTGGCTGGCGTCCTGGTCCCGCGCCGAGGCGGTCGCTCCGTTCCCCGTCGACCCCGTCACGCTTCCCGAACAGGTCGCGAACCTGATCCGCGCAGGGCGGGCCGAGGCGAAGGCCTGA